One Gossypium raimondii isolate GPD5lz chromosome 3, ASM2569854v1, whole genome shotgun sequence genomic window carries:
- the LOC105796354 gene encoding eukaryotic translation initiation factor 2A: MAAAVEISPVLEILVREPDGYSIWNGPPFKNNNQPGIKLEKVPCNNAKYSEDGSRIMVTKTDSAIGIYDSNTLKEIRCFQIPNVVASALSPCGAYLQTFQKSTTPQEKNVVLWSIETGDPVYEQFQKNMTKATWPLIRFSSDEAVACRLATNEIQFFDAADFSKGISHRLRVPGVAAVELSRAPGSHVAAFVPESKGSPASVQIYACAKELQSQPLARRSFFRCSTVQLHWNHGSTGLLVVVQSDVDKTNQSYYGESKLHYLTTDGAFEGLVPLRKEGPIHDVQWSYSGKEFAVVYGFMPASATVFDKKCKPVHELGSGPYNTVRWNPKGKLLCLAGFGNLPGDMAFWDIIDKKQLGTTRAECSVTSEWSADGCYFMTATTAPRLQVDNCVKIFSYNGSLLFKKMFNKLFQADWKPESPDKFGEIAELIKSVGSVKIEETKSLGQGSTTKKPASANPPAQKPAAYRPPHAKNAAAVQAELFGGSSTGEMSKNALKNKKKREKQKEKKAAEAAAASGAT; encoded by the exons ATGGCAGCAGCTGTGGAAATTTCACCAGTTTTAGAGATTTTAG TTCGAGAACCAGATGGATATTCTATCTGGAATGGACCTCCATTCAAGAATAATAATCAACCTGGGATTAAGCTTGAAAAAGTTCCTTGCAATAATGCTAAGTATAGTGAGGATGGTTCAAGGATTATGGTGACAAAAACAGACTCTGCTATTGGTATCTATGATTCCAACACTTTGAAAGAGATAAGGTGTTTTCAAATCCCGAATGTAGTCGCTTCGGCTTTGTCCCCGTGTGGGGCTTATCTTCAAACCTTTCAGAAATCTACTACGCCGCAGGAAAAGAATGTGGTCTTATGGAGCATAGAGACCGGGGATCCTGTTTACGAGCAGTTCCAGAAAAACATGACAAAAGCTACATG GCCATTAATCCGATTCAGCTCTGATGAAGCTGTTGCATGCCGGCTTGCTACAAATGAAATACAGTTTTTCGATGCTGCTGATTTCTCTAAAGGAATTTCACATCGGCTAAGAGTTCCTGGGGTGGCTGCAGTGGAGCTTTCCAGAGCTCCTGGGTCCCATGTGGCAGCATTTGTTCCAGAATCAAAG gGGAGTCCAGCTAGTGTCCAGATATATGCGTGTGCGAAAGAGTTGCAGAGCCAACCTCTAGCTCGACGAAGCTTTTTTCGATGTTCTACTGTGCAGTTACATTGGAACCATGGTTCAACAGGACTTCTAGTTGTGGTTCAATCTGATGTTGATAAGACTAACCAGAGCTATTACGGAGAGTCGAAGCTGCACTACCTTACAACTGATGGAGCCTTTGAAGGACTTGTTCCCCTTC GTAAGGAGGGGCCTATTCATGATGTTCAATGGTCATATTCCGGGAAAGAGTTTGCTGTTGTTTATGGAT TTATGCCTGCCAGTGCAACAGTATTTGACAAGAAGTGCAAACCAGTACATGAGCTAGGATCTGGTCCTTACAATACCGTTCGATGGAATCCGAAGGGGAAAT TACTGTGTTTGGCCGGTTTCGGTAACTTGCCTGGCGATATG GCATTCTGGGATATTATAGACAAAAAGCAGCTTGGAACAACTAGGGCTGAATGCTCGGTAACAAGTGAGTGGTCTGCGGATGGATGCTATTTCATGACTGCTACAACAGCTCCCAGACTCCAAGTCGACAATTG tgttaaaatttttagctaCAATGGATCGTTGCTCTTCAAGAAGATGTTTAACAAGTTGTTCCAG GCTGATTGGAAGCCGGAGTCACCAGATAAGTTCGGTGAAATTGCTGAACTTATAAAGTCCGTTGGTTCTGTGAAGATTGAAGAAACCAAATCACTAG GACAAGGGTCAACCACCAAAAAGCCTGCATCGGCTAACCCTCCCGCACAGAAGCCTGCTGCTTATCGTCCTCCGCATGCTAAGAATGCAGCGGCAGTTCAGGCAGAG TTGTTTGGAGGGAGTTCTACAGG AGAAATGAGCAAGAATGCACTcaaaaacaagaagaagaggGAGAAACAGAAGGAGAAAAAGGCCGCCGAGGCGGCAGCGGCATCTGGTGCTACATGA